In the genome of Streptomyces sp. NBC_00259, the window ACGCGTCCCGGTAGGGGCGCCCGATGCGGATGTTCATCGCGGCGGTCATCGGCCAGCGCTCGAAGTCCTGGGTCAGCAGGGCGACCCGGTCGAACAGCTGGGCGCGGTCGAGGCCGGCCATGTCGACGCCGGCCCAGTGGACGGTGCCGCTCTTGGGCAGCAGCAGTCCGGCGAGGACCTTGATCAGGGTGCTCTTGCCCGATCCGTTCTCGCCGACCACGGCCGTCACGGATCCCATGGGGATCGTCAGCGACACCCCGTCCAGGGCGGCGGTGTCACGGTCGGGATAGCGGTACGTGACAGCGTCCATGCGGATCTCGCCGACCCGGTCGGGCACGTCGAGCCCGCCCTCCGGAATGGCGTACCTGCCCGCCTCCTCCAGGAAACGGTCGTGGTCGTGGACGTACAGGGCCTCCTCATGGAGCTGGTTGACGTTCATGACCAGCGCGCCGAGGTTCGCCGACCCCGAGCGCACCGCGATCACGGCCGTGCCGGCCACCGCCAGCTCCATGTGCCCGGCCACGATCAGCCAGACCATCACCCCGTACGTGCACACCATCGCGAGCCCGGACATCCCGGCCGCCACCAGCTCGGTCAGAGCCTTGTTCGTGGCCAGCCGCTTCTGCTCCTCCTCGGCGCTCTCGGCCATGTCCCGGTAGCGGTCCAGCAGGAACCGGCCCACGGTGTGGATGCGGACTTCCTGCGCCGCGGTCCGCGAGGTGAGCAGGCTGCCGAGCAGCCGGCCGGCCCGTAGGTGCTCGACCCACGCCATCACCGAGACATAGCGCTCCTGGGCCACCCGCATGGCGCCCCAGCCGCGCGGGGCCGCGATCAGCAACAGCATCGGCAGCAGCGCCGGGTGAAGCACCGTCAGCACCCCGCCGGCCGCGACCAGCGAGATGGTGCCGTTCATCGCGGCCACACAGGCACCGATCATGCGGCGCGCGGAGGCGGCACCGTACTGGGCGACATCGATGAGGCGGCGGAACTCTGGGTCCTCGATGGCCTCCAGTTCCACCGCCGCTGCCGCCGCCAGGTACTCGGTCGTGGCCAGCCGCTCCACCAGCGGCTCCAGCCGGCCGGCCTGTGACGTGGACCAGCAGGCCAGCCCCGCGTTGACGACCGCGACCACACCCGCGATGATCAGCGCGGGCAGCGCGGCGTGCAGCCGTTCGACCGGTGTGCCGCCGCCCAGCAGTGCGTACATCACCGCGTTCACCGCGAGCAGCCCCACCGCCGCGGCGACGCCCTGACCCACCTCGCTCACCGCGACCGCGACCAGCGCCGGCCGGTCGGCCCGCCAGGCCCTGCGCAGTGTGCCGCCGACCAGCCGTGGCATCGCGCGCACCGCGGACAGCATCGTCAGATCCAGCCAGGCGCGCTCATGCTCCGCCCAGCCCAGGTCGTAGCGCAGCGGCCCGCCGAACAGCTCCCGCTCACTCGCCGAGACCGTGGCCTCGGACATCCTCACCCGCCGGAACATCCTCATCCCTGACCCCCTCCCGTGAGCCCATGGATACCCAGCCCCCGCGTCAGGTCCCCCGTTCACGCCCGCGCACCCGGCACATACGCATGCGCCTCCCGGTGAACGGCGTCGGCCCACGGCACGTATAGACGAGCGGACCCGGGCCGCTTCCCGGGTCCCGCACAGCTGGTGACACCGTGTCAGGACGACCTTGGGGCCGCGGATGAGGCACGCACGACGGAACCTTCAGCGGATCGCGCGGCTGGCGGCCGTCGGCGGGCTGGTCTGCGGCTCGCTGATGGTCTCCGACGCCATGGCGGGCGAAACACCGGCGCCGCCGCCGGGCGCCGGCGCCACCACGCGGGCCGGCGATGCCACGGCGAGCCTCGTGGAGCGGCTCGGCAGCGCCCGTACCGCGGGCAACTGGACGGGGGCCGACGGCCGTCCCGTCGTCGCCGTGACCGACACGGAGGCGGCGGCCGAGGTGCGCCGGGCCGGGGCGGACGCCAAGGTCGTACGCCACAGCATGGACCGGCTCCGCTCGGCCACCGAGACCCTGCGCGAGGCACCCCGGGTGAGCGGCACCGCGTGGTCGATGGACTACGCGTCCAACGAGGTCGTGGTGCACGCCGACACCACCGTCTCGGCCGCCGACTGGACACGCCTGTCCTCCGTCGCCGAGGGCATCGGCGGCTTCGTCCGCATGGAAAGGACCGAGGGGGCCTTCACGACCCGGCTCAACGGCGCCGCCCCCTTGTTCGGAGGCAACAGCCGCTGCTCCGCCGGCTTCAACGTCACCGACGGCCGCGGCTCGTTCATCCTCACGGCCGGGCACTGCGGTGGCGTCGGCACCACCTGGTTCGAGGACCGCGGCCGGGACACCACGGTCGGCACCACCGTCGCCGCCAGCTTTCCCGGCGATGACTTCTCCCTCGTGAAGTACGCGGACGGCCGGGCCCCCGAACCGGCCGGCGACGCGGGCATCGTGGCGATCGGCGACGGACGAGGCGTACGGATCACCGGAGCGGCCGACCCCGACGTCGGCCAGCAGGTCTTCCGCAGCGGCAGCACCACGGGACTGCGCACCGGGCGGGTCACCGCGCTGAACGCGACGGTCAACTACCCCGAGGGCACGGTCACCGGACTGATCGAGACCACGGTCTGCGCGGAACCCGGCGACAGCGGGGGCCCGTTGTTCGCGCAGGGGCTGGCGCTCGGAGTCACCTCGGGCGGTAACGGGGACTGCACCACCGGAGGCATCACCTACTTCCAGCCGGTGACCAGCGCGATGTCGGCGCTCGGTGTGAGCCTGGCCGGACAGGCCGCCGCCGGCGGGGACGCCGACGGCGCGGGCCCGGAGCCGGGAGGCCCGTCGGCTCCCGCCGCCCAGGCGCCCCCACCGGGCGCGGAAACGGGAACCGGAGCGGGAGCGGGAGGAACGCCCGGAGGCGCCGCGTCGCCGGGAGGCGCGGGCGGACCGGGGATCGTCACCGAGCTCGCCGAGGGCCTCGGGCCGCTCGGCGCGGTCGCCCCCGGCCTCGCCGTCATCGGTACGAGCCTGGTCCTGCTGCTCATCAGCCGCTGGATCCAGTCGGCCCAGGGCCGCAGGAACTACCGCGAGTTCTACTCGCAGACCTGGGCCTGACACCTGCTCACCCGACGCCCGCGCCCCCGCCCGATGACGCCCGTGCCCGTCCGGTGACGCCCGTGCCCGTCCGGTGTGACGAGCATCACCTGTGGGTTGCGCTTCTTCAGGGGCACCGGCGGGCGGTACGTTCCCCGCCATGACTGACGATCTTGCGTACGCAGGTGTCGCCGGACAGGCCGCGGCCATCCGCGCGGGCGACGTGTCCGCCCGCGAACTCACCGGGCTGCTGCTCGCCCGCATCGAGCAGCACGGCGGCAGTCTCAACGCGTTCACCGTCGTCATGGCCGAGGAGGCGCTGGCCGAGGCTGAGCGCCGGGACTCCACCGCGCCGCAGGACCGGGGCCCGCTGCACGGAGTGCCGGTCGCCATCAAGGAGGAGAACGACGTCGAGGGCCGGGTGACGACCTTCGGCACCGCCGCCAACACCCGGCCCGCGCCCGCCGACAGCGAGGTCGTACGCAGGCTCCGCGCTGCCGGTGCGGTCGTCATCGGCAAGACGAACATGCCCGAGTTCGGCCTGTTCCCGTTCACCGAGTCGACGGCGCACGGCAGCACCCGCAACCCGTGGTCAGCCGAGCACTCGCCCGGCGGCTCCAGCGGCGGCTCGGCGGCCGCGGTCGCCGCGGGTCTGGTACCGGCCGCCCTCGGCGGGGACGGCGGCGGCTCGATCCGGATCCCGGCCGCCTGCTGCGGCCTGTTCGGGCTGAAGCCCACCCGGGGACGCGTCAGCACCTCCCCGCATCCGCACCTGTGGTGGGGGCTCGGCGTGCTCGGTCCGCTGACGCGCTCCGTCATGGACTGTGCCCTCGTCCACGACGCGATCCGCGGCCCGGCCGAGGGGGACATGTTCCGGGCCGGCGAGCCGGCCACCTCGTTCACGGCGGCGGCCGCCGCCGAACCCCCGCGGCTGAGGATCGGCTGGTCCACCAAGCCCGCCGCGCTCGGCGTACGGCCCGCGCCCGAGGTCGTCAAGGCCGTCACCGACACGGCGGCGCTGCTCGCGCAACTGGGGCACCACGTCGAGGAGATCGACCCCCACTACCCCGACCCGACCGCGGCGTTCGTGCCCCAGTGGTTCGCCGGGCTGCGCACCGAGGCGTTCGCGATGGACGACTACGGCCGCCTGGAGCGCCGTACCCGTGAGACGGTCCGCCTCGGCGCCTGGGCCCGTCCCGGGGTCACCCGGTGGGCCATGGCCCAGGGCGAGAGGACCGCCGCCAGGGCGAACCGGGTCTTCGAGCACGTCGACGTGCTGCTCACGCCGACGATCGCGGGCCTCCCGCCCAGGACCGGACGGCTGAGCGGCACCGGAACGGTCCGGGCCGCGCTGCGGGCGATGCCGATGATCGCGTACTGCGCGCTGTGGAACGTCACGGGCAACCCCGCGGCCTCGGTCCCGGCCGGGTTCACCGACGACCGACTGCCGCTCGCCGTACAGCTCGTGGGCCGCCGCGACGACGAGACGACCCTGCTCTCCCTGGCCGCCCAGCTGGAGACGGCCCGCCCCTGGGCCGGACACACACCCCTGGCCCCGTAGGGCTTCGTCAGGTCGTGTCCGGTCCCGTCCTGCTCCCGGCCGGAGCGGGACGCGCGATGCCCGGAACGGCTGCCTCCAGGTCTCTCGTCCGCACACCGGCGTTCACAGGACGTTGCCGACCCGGCCATCCGCCCTGCCTAGCCTCCCGACGGCGCGATCCCGGCGGCCGTCCGGCCCGCCGGTACAGGACACGACTCGGTGGAGAAACCGTGGAACGTCGTAACTTCCTGCGTGGAGCAGTCATCGGGACCTCGGCAGCGGCCTTCGGCGGCTCGCTGTGGCGGGGCGCGGCCCACGCCGATCCGGCCCAGCCGGGCACCGGGCCCTACGGACCGCTCGGCGCCGCGGACGCCAACGGCATCGAACTGCCCGGCGGGTTCAGCAGCCGGGTGATCGCCCGCTCCGGGCAGAGCGTCCCGGGCACCTCGTACGGCTGGCACTCCGCCCCCGATGGCGGGGCCTGTTACGCCGACGGCACGGGCTGGATCTACGTGTCCAACTCGGAACTGCCCCTGATCGGCGGGGCGAGCGCGGTGAGGTTCGACTCCTCCGGTACGGTCACCGGCGCCTACCGCATCCTCAGCGGCACCAACTCCAACTGCGCGGGCGGCGCCACCCCGTGGCAGACGTGGCTGTCCTGCGAGGAGGTCGGCCGGGGCTACGTCTACGAGACGGACCCGTGGGGGGCCAAGGGCGCCGTCCGGCGACCCGCGATGGGCCGCTTCAAACACGAGGCGGCCGCCTGCGACCCGCAGCGCCAGGTCGTCTACCTCACCGAGGACGAGACCGACGGCTGCTTCTACCGCTTCCGCCCCAACGCCTGGGGCGACCTGTCCGGCGGCACCCTCGAAGTGCTCGTCGGTGACACGGCCGCCACCTCGGGGCCGGTGAGCTGGGCCGTCGTCCCCGACCCGGACGGCTCGCCCACCACACGCAGCCAGGTGGCCGGTGCCAAGCGGTTCAACGGCGGCGAAGGCTGCCACTACGCCGACGGCATCTGCTACTTCACCACCAAGGGCGACAACCGCGTGTGGGCCTACGACGCCGCGGCCTCGACCATCGCCCTCGTCTACGACGACTCACTGGTCCCGGACGGCGCCGCCCCGCTCACCGGCGTGGACAACGTCACCGTCGCCTCCGCCGGCGACATGTTCGTGGCCGAGGACGGCGGCAACATGGAGATGTGCATCATCACGGCCGCCGGCACGGTGTCCCCGTTCCTGCGGATCAACGGCCAGTCCGGCTCGGAGATCACCGGCCCCGCGTTCTCGCCCGACGGTGGCCGGCTGTACTTCTCCAGCCAGCGCGGCACCAGCGGCAACACCCTGGGCGGCGGCATCACCTACGAGGTCACCGGGCCGTTCCGCGGCTGACCCGGAGCAGGGGCCACGGTGGCGGACCTGGCACCACCGTGGCCCCGGCGGCCGGGCCATCCTCGCCCAGTATCGTCTCCCGCTGTTGACAGCCATCCGATGTATCCATAAGTTCCACGCCCAGTAGCCGCATTGGGCGTCGGAGCGCCGCGCATAGCTCGGATGAATGGCGTGGTGTCCGGCACTAGCCACGGGGAGCCGTCGTGCGCCGGACACCGAGACCGTCCCGCCTGTCCCTGTCCCGCCTGTCCCTGTCCCGCCTGTCCGTGCACCGCCGTCCGTCCCTGCCGTTCCGCCTGGCGGCCGGTGCCGCCGCGGTGGCCATGGGCGCGGGACTCACCCTGCTCCCGGGACCACCCGCGAGCGCCACCCCCGCCGCGGGTATCAGTCTGCATGTGTCCACCCACGGCACCGACCGGGCCACCGGCAGCGCCGCCCGGCCCTTCCGCACCATCGAACGCGCCCAGCGGGTGGCCCGTGTGATCTCCCGGACCCTCCGGCTTCCCGTCCGCGTCGTCGTGCATGGCGGTACGTATCACCTGACCGACACCCTGACGTTCGGGCCCCTGGACTCCGGCACCGCGAAAGCCCCCGTCCACTACACCGCGGCCCCCGGCGAGAACGTCGTGCTCAGCGGCGGCCGTGCGCTCCGGCCGGTCTGGCGAACCCACAGCGGGCGGACCAAGGTCACCGACATCGGCACCGGCCTCGACTTCGACGAGCTGTTCGTCGACGGCAAGCGGCA includes:
- a CDS encoding ABC transporter ATP-binding protein; translation: MSEATVSASERELFGGPLRYDLGWAEHERAWLDLTMLSAVRAMPRLVGGTLRRAWRADRPALVAVAVSEVGQGVAAAVGLLAVNAVMYALLGGGTPVERLHAALPALIIAGVVAVVNAGLACWSTSQAGRLEPLVERLATTEYLAAAAAVELEAIEDPEFRRLIDVAQYGAASARRMIGACVAAMNGTISLVAAGGVLTVLHPALLPMLLLIAAPRGWGAMRVAQERYVSVMAWVEHLRAGRLLGSLLTSRTAAQEVRIHTVGRFLLDRYRDMAESAEEEQKRLATNKALTELVAAGMSGLAMVCTYGVMVWLIVAGHMELAVAGTAVIAVRSGSANLGALVMNVNQLHEEALYVHDHDRFLEEAGRYAIPEGGLDVPDRVGEIRMDAVTYRYPDRDTAALDGVSLTIPMGSVTAVVGENGSGKSTLIKVLAGLLLPKSGTVHWAGVDMAGLDRAQLFDRVALLTQDFERWPMTAAMNIRIGRPYRDASEEQLEEELEESVRYAGASSVVGRLPHGLATLLARMFRGASEISGGEWQKIGLARTHFRTHHCRADSILIVDEPTSALDPEAEIAAFERIRRLAGPRRAIVLVTHRMSGVRHADTIHVLHEGRLVEHGSHDELIAAGGRYASMFRTQAAQYAAEPERDAPDRDQPAHDARDRERDQPDRDEHDRDEPGRDQPDRDAPDAACGATVPASVTPAPGA
- a CDS encoding S1 family peptidase, with the translated sequence MRHARRNLQRIARLAAVGGLVCGSLMVSDAMAGETPAPPPGAGATTRAGDATASLVERLGSARTAGNWTGADGRPVVAVTDTEAAAEVRRAGADAKVVRHSMDRLRSATETLREAPRVSGTAWSMDYASNEVVVHADTTVSAADWTRLSSVAEGIGGFVRMERTEGAFTTRLNGAAPLFGGNSRCSAGFNVTDGRGSFILTAGHCGGVGTTWFEDRGRDTTVGTTVAASFPGDDFSLVKYADGRAPEPAGDAGIVAIGDGRGVRITGAADPDVGQQVFRSGSTTGLRTGRVTALNATVNYPEGTVTGLIETTVCAEPGDSGGPLFAQGLALGVTSGGNGDCTTGGITYFQPVTSAMSALGVSLAGQAAAGGDADGAGPEPGGPSAPAAQAPPPGAETGTGAGAGGTPGGAASPGGAGGPGIVTELAEGLGPLGAVAPGLAVIGTSLVLLLISRWIQSAQGRRNYREFYSQTWA
- a CDS encoding amidase, whose amino-acid sequence is MTDDLAYAGVAGQAAAIRAGDVSARELTGLLLARIEQHGGSLNAFTVVMAEEALAEAERRDSTAPQDRGPLHGVPVAIKEENDVEGRVTTFGTAANTRPAPADSEVVRRLRAAGAVVIGKTNMPEFGLFPFTESTAHGSTRNPWSAEHSPGGSSGGSAAAVAAGLVPAALGGDGGGSIRIPAACCGLFGLKPTRGRVSTSPHPHLWWGLGVLGPLTRSVMDCALVHDAIRGPAEGDMFRAGEPATSFTAAAAAEPPRLRIGWSTKPAALGVRPAPEVVKAVTDTAALLAQLGHHVEEIDPHYPDPTAAFVPQWFAGLRTEAFAMDDYGRLERRTRETVRLGAWARPGVTRWAMAQGERTAARANRVFEHVDVLLTPTIAGLPPRTGRLSGTGTVRAALRAMPMIAYCALWNVTGNPAASVPAGFTDDRLPLAVQLVGRRDDETTLLSLAAQLETARPWAGHTPLAP
- a CDS encoding alkaline phosphatase PhoX, coding for MERRNFLRGAVIGTSAAAFGGSLWRGAAHADPAQPGTGPYGPLGAADANGIELPGGFSSRVIARSGQSVPGTSYGWHSAPDGGACYADGTGWIYVSNSELPLIGGASAVRFDSSGTVTGAYRILSGTNSNCAGGATPWQTWLSCEEVGRGYVYETDPWGAKGAVRRPAMGRFKHEAAACDPQRQVVYLTEDETDGCFYRFRPNAWGDLSGGTLEVLVGDTAATSGPVSWAVVPDPDGSPTTRSQVAGAKRFNGGEGCHYADGICYFTTKGDNRVWAYDAAASTIALVYDDSLVPDGAAPLTGVDNVTVASAGDMFVAEDGGNMEMCIITAAGTVSPFLRINGQSGSEITGPAFSPDGGRLYFSSQRGTSGNTLGGGITYEVTGPFRG